A stretch of the Deinococcus sp. Leaf326 genome encodes the following:
- the leuS gene encoding leucine--tRNA ligase — protein sequence MTEIPTETAPTDTARPDIQEPRAERYNPHAFEHAWQDKWEQDGLYRFDPEAPGEKHYAMTMFPYPSGNLHIGHWYANVAPDAHARWMRMRGHNVLFPMGFDAFGLPAENAAIKNNINPATWTYSNIAHMTGQFQRMGTMIDWSRRFATCDPEYYRWNQWFFVQFYKRGLAYKRESLVNWDPVDQTVLANEQVIDGRGDRSGALIERRLMSQWHFKITDYADELLDFTHTDMPERVRVMQTNWIGKSVGAEVTFETPAGPETVFTTRPDTLMGATFLVLAPEHAKVAALTTDEQRAEVEAYVIAAGRRTDVERQQDSGEKTGMFTGSFATHPITGHQLPIWVADYVLATYGTGSIMAVPAHDERDFAFARRFGLDIREVIRPEGGEPMPEQAEAPYSGEGLIVNSGEFDGLAGGKASIAGIVAALEERGVAKAKTTYRLRDWLVSRQRYWGTPIPIVYCQKCGAVPVPEDQLPVELPADVEFLPTGQSPLVLNRAWVETTCPDCGGPAERDTDTMDTFVDSSWYMYRYLSPHDDRHPFDPAQARLLPVDLYTGGIEHAILHLLYSRFWTKVMRDLGLTTQHEPFAHLRNQGMILGEDGDKMSKSRGNVVDPDDLVRDYGVDTVRTYLMFIAPWELGGPWDPQGINGPAKWLGRVWALYFDEKASGPQESVSEADLLYAVHSTLKKVGGDFARMSFNTIVAALMELTNTLVKAKRSPVFGTPAWEEALRIFNLLLAPLVPHIAEQIWTDRGGAGSVHVQPWPQVDEAAATRDTVTIGVQVSGKVRGEVRISKTASQDEALAAARAVPEVARYLEGKAVVKEIYVPGRIINIVVR from the coding sequence ATGACCGAAATTCCTACCGAGACGGCCCCCACCGACACCGCCCGCCCCGACATCCAGGAGCCGCGCGCCGAACGCTACAACCCCCACGCCTTCGAGCACGCGTGGCAGGACAAGTGGGAACAGGACGGCCTGTACCGCTTCGACCCCGAAGCTCCCGGCGAGAAGCACTATGCCATGACCATGTTCCCGTACCCGAGCGGAAACCTGCACATCGGGCACTGGTACGCCAACGTGGCCCCCGACGCGCACGCCCGCTGGATGCGGATGCGTGGGCACAACGTGCTGTTCCCGATGGGCTTCGACGCCTTCGGGCTGCCGGCCGAGAACGCGGCCATCAAGAACAACATCAACCCCGCCACTTGGACCTACAGCAACATCGCGCACATGACCGGACAGTTTCAGCGCATGGGCACCATGATCGACTGGAGCCGCCGTTTCGCCACCTGCGACCCCGAGTACTACCGCTGGAACCAGTGGTTCTTTGTCCAGTTCTACAAGCGCGGCCTGGCCTACAAGCGCGAGTCGCTGGTGAACTGGGATCCGGTCGACCAGACCGTGCTGGCCAACGAGCAGGTCATCGACGGGCGCGGCGACCGCTCGGGCGCGCTGATCGAGCGCCGGCTGATGAGTCAGTGGCATTTCAAGATCACCGACTATGCCGACGAACTGCTGGACTTCACGCACACCGACATGCCCGAGCGCGTGCGCGTCATGCAGACGAACTGGATCGGCAAGTCGGTCGGCGCGGAGGTGACCTTCGAGACGCCCGCCGGCCCCGAGACGGTCTTCACGACCCGTCCCGACACCCTGATGGGCGCCACGTTCCTGGTGCTGGCCCCCGAACACGCCAAGGTCGCGGCCCTGACCACCGATGAGCAGCGTGCCGAGGTTGAGGCCTACGTGATCGCCGCCGGCCGCCGCACCGACGTGGAGCGCCAGCAGGACAGCGGCGAGAAGACGGGGATGTTTACCGGCTCCTTCGCCACGCACCCCATCACCGGGCATCAGCTGCCCATCTGGGTGGCCGACTACGTGTTGGCGACCTACGGCACCGGTTCGATCATGGCCGTGCCCGCGCACGACGAGCGCGATTTCGCCTTCGCCCGCCGCTTCGGGCTGGACATCCGCGAGGTCATCCGCCCCGAAGGTGGCGAGCCGATGCCCGAGCAGGCCGAGGCGCCCTACAGCGGCGAAGGACTGATCGTCAACAGCGGCGAGTTCGACGGCCTGGCGGGCGGTAAGGCCAGCATCGCGGGCATCGTTGCGGCGCTGGAGGAACGCGGCGTGGCGAAGGCCAAGACGACCTACCGCCTGCGCGACTGGCTGGTCTCGCGCCAGCGCTACTGGGGCACGCCCATTCCCATCGTGTACTGCCAGAAGTGCGGCGCGGTGCCGGTGCCCGAGGATCAGTTGCCTGTCGAGCTGCCCGCCGACGTGGAATTCCTGCCGACCGGTCAGAGCCCGCTGGTGCTGAACCGCGCCTGGGTCGAGACGACCTGCCCCGACTGCGGTGGTCCGGCTGAGCGCGACACCGACACGATGGACACCTTCGTGGATAGCAGCTGGTACATGTACCGCTACCTGTCGCCCCACGATGACCGGCATCCCTTCGACCCCGCCCAGGCGCGGCTGCTGCCGGTGGACCTGTACACGGGCGGCATCGAGCACGCGATTCTGCACCTGCTGTACTCGCGCTTCTGGACCAAGGTCATGCGCGACCTGGGCCTGACCACTCAGCACGAACCCTTCGCGCACCTGCGCAACCAGGGCATGATTCTGGGCGAGGACGGCGACAAGATGTCCAAGTCGCGCGGCAACGTCGTGGATCCTGACGATCTGGTCCGCGACTACGGGGTGGACACGGTCCGCACCTACCTGATGTTCATCGCGCCCTGGGAGCTGGGCGGCCCCTGGGACCCCCAGGGCATCAACGGTCCGGCCAAGTGGCTGGGGCGTGTGTGGGCCCTGTATTTCGATGAAAAGGCCTCGGGGCCACAGGAAAGCGTGAGCGAGGCCGACCTGCTCTACGCCGTGCACTCGACCCTGAAGAAGGTGGGTGGCGATTTCGCGCGTATGAGCTTCAATACCATCGTCGCCGCGCTGATGGAACTGACGAACACGCTGGTCAAGGCCAAGCGGTCGCCGGTCTTCGGCACCCCGGCGTGGGAGGAAGCGCTGCGGATCTTCAACCTGCTGCTGGCGCCTCTGGTGCCCCATATCGCCGAGCAGATCTGGACGGACCGTGGTGGGGCAGGCAGTGTCCACGTGCAGCCCTGGCCTCAGGTGGACGAGGCAGCCGCGACCCGCGACACCGTGACCATCGGCGTGCAGGTGAGCGGCAAGGTGCGCGGCGAGGTGCGCATCTCCAAGACCGCGTCCCAGGACGAGGCCCTGGCCGCCGCCCGCGCCGTGCCGGAAGTCGCGCGCTACCTGGAGGGCAAGGCTGTGGTCAAGGAGATCTATGTGCCGGGGCGGATCATCAACATTGTCGTTCGGTAA
- a CDS encoding endonuclease: MDIPREVLDETQARYLRRGDARQSCRARLEEGGPLAADTPARAEARLTRLGVPLPEAQAVVEGQADAQAVAARLSEDARLGLERVLGANDLVGVAYLDLARAASRAVGRVVLRDARGRTVGYGTGWLCSSRLLLTNHHVLESAAAARSAAVQFGYEIGSNGALQAGTELALDPDTLFLTSAELDYALVAVRGDTSAYGWLPLLAAQGKVLVGEALSIVQHPGGEPKQIALRENRLVDLLPDFLHYETDTAPGSSGSPVFNDAWEVVALHHSGVPRRDAQGRVLRRDGQPVAPGDSDTLIDWVANEGVRVSRLVEDLRARPETSAPPTAALLAELLAGERPAPAEVAAAGGAVLDLGTLNLEGLTPAADGTLSLPATVRLRLGSTEAARPVSVPTAPPAAGSRPYLDPQDEVAAQAYYADLEPGLSPQARFVALSALLARTHTHPRGYDPKDEVYPWVDLWPDGRLRSLYSAREHAPEELVAADRAAEARRLTLAAREGLDAGALEEALPYNCEHVVPQSWFAKREPMRGDLHHLFSCEPDCNSFRGNTPYFDFPDYGEALRSDCGRREPGEFEPAHGKGAAARATLYFLLRYPGVVRQYGEAALGVLLAWHAAQPPGDWERHRNAAIYARQGNRNPLIDHPEWAAEIAFTEGLGR; this comes from the coding sequence ATGGACATTCCGCGCGAGGTGCTCGACGAGACGCAGGCCCGTTACCTGAGGCGCGGCGACGCCCGGCAGTCGTGCCGCGCCCGGCTGGAGGAGGGGGGACCCCTGGCTGCCGACACCCCGGCGCGCGCCGAGGCCCGCCTGACCCGCCTGGGCGTACCGCTGCCCGAGGCCCAGGCGGTAGTAGAGGGCCAGGCCGACGCCCAGGCCGTCGCTGCGCGCCTGAGCGAAGATGCCCGGCTGGGGCTCGAGCGGGTGCTGGGTGCCAACGACCTCGTGGGCGTCGCTTACCTCGACTTGGCGCGCGCGGCCTCACGGGCGGTGGGACGGGTGGTGCTGCGGGACGCGCGGGGGCGCACCGTGGGCTACGGCACCGGCTGGCTGTGCAGTTCCCGGCTGCTGCTCACCAACCACCACGTGCTCGAGTCGGCGGCCGCTGCCCGCAGCGCCGCCGTTCAGTTCGGCTACGAGATCGGCAGTAATGGCGCGCTACAGGCGGGCACCGAGCTCGCACTGGACCCGGACACCCTCTTTCTGACCTCGGCGGAGCTCGACTACGCGCTCGTGGCCGTGCGCGGCGACACCTCGGCCTACGGGTGGCTGCCCCTGCTCGCGGCCCAGGGCAAGGTGCTGGTGGGCGAGGCCCTGAGCATCGTGCAGCATCCGGGCGGCGAGCCCAAGCAGATCGCGCTGCGCGAAAACCGCCTCGTGGACCTGCTGCCCGACTTTCTGCACTACGAGACCGACACCGCGCCCGGCTCCAGCGGCAGCCCGGTCTTCAACGATGCCTGGGAGGTCGTGGCGCTGCACCACAGCGGCGTGCCCCGCCGCGACGCCCAGGGCCGCGTGCTGCGCCGCGACGGGCAGCCGGTGGCTCCCGGCGACTCCGACACCCTCATCGATTGGGTCGCCAACGAGGGCGTGCGTGTCAGCCGGCTCGTCGAGGACCTGCGCGCCCGGCCCGAGACTTCGGCCCCCCCGACGGCGGCCCTGCTCGCCGAGCTGCTGGCCGGCGAGCGCCCGGCACCCGCCGAGGTCGCCGCAGCCGGAGGCGCGGTGCTCGATCTGGGGACCCTGAATCTGGAGGGCCTGACGCCGGCCGCCGACGGCACCCTGAGCCTGCCGGCTACAGTGCGCCTGCGGCTGGGGAGCACCGAGGCGGCCCGTCCTGTTTCCGTGCCCACGGCCCCGCCGGCGGCCGGGAGCCGCCCCTACCTCGACCCGCAGGACGAGGTGGCGGCGCAGGCCTACTACGCGGACCTCGAGCCGGGCCTCTCGCCCCAGGCCCGCTTCGTGGCGCTGTCAGCGTTGCTGGCCCGCACGCACACGCACCCGCGCGGGTACGATCCCAAGGACGAGGTGTATCCCTGGGTGGACCTGTGGCCCGACGGCCGGCTGCGCAGCCTCTACAGCGCCCGGGAACATGCTCCCGAAGAACTGGTCGCCGCCGACCGCGCCGCCGAGGCCCGCCGCCTGACCCTGGCCGCGCGCGAGGGTCTGGACGCCGGCGCACTGGAGGAGGCGCTGCCTTACAACTGTGAACACGTCGTGCCGCAGAGCTGGTTCGCCAAGCGTGAGCCGATGCGCGGCGACCTGCACCACCTGTTCTCCTGCGAGCCGGACTGCAACAGCTTCCGGGGAAACACACCCTATTTCGACTTCCCGGACTACGGCGAGGCGCTGCGCTCGGACTGTGGGCGGCGCGAGCCCGGCGAGTTCGAGCCTGCGCACGGCAAGGGCGCGGCGGCGCGGGCCACCCTGTACTTCCTGCTGCGCTACCCCGGCGTGGTGAGGCAGTACGGCGAGGCCGCGCTGGGGGTGCTGCTGGCCTGGCACGCCGCGCAGCCCCCGGGCGACTGGGAGCGTCACCGCAATGCGGCGATCTATGCGCGCCAGGGCAACCGCAATCCCCTCATTGATCACCCCGAATGGGCCGCCGAGATCGCCTTTACGGAGGGCCTGGGCCGCTGA
- a CDS encoding DinB family protein, which produces MTTLQDPAGLRALGATPDEARARLSKELDRLEAHLRTRQADWSRAQPGRDWSPAQDAEHIVLIDGSIARLLALLLSDRELTPTAQVPGVLKDGKRQAPPFTVPSAEGLAWDSWETRWAEHRAALESVAARVRETPGRTMWHPFFGELDALDWLRMLAGHVRGHRVALEQSAAAGV; this is translated from the coding sequence ATGACCACCCTGCAAGACCCGGCCGGCCTACGCGCGCTGGGGGCCACCCCCGACGAGGCGCGCGCGCGCCTGTCCAAAGAACTCGACCGCCTCGAAGCCCACCTGCGGACCCGGCAGGCCGATTGGTCGCGCGCCCAGCCGGGCCGTGACTGGTCGCCTGCCCAGGACGCCGAACATATCGTCCTGATCGACGGCAGCATCGCCCGCCTGCTGGCGCTGCTGCTCTCGGATCGGGAGCTGACGCCTACGGCGCAGGTTCCCGGTGTCCTCAAGGACGGCAAACGTCAGGCGCCGCCCTTCACCGTGCCGAGCGCCGAGGGTCTGGCCTGGGATTCCTGGGAGACGCGCTGGGCCGAGCACCGTGCCGCGCTGGAGAGTGTCGCGGCCCGCGTGCGCGAGACGCCGGGCCGGACCATGTGGCATCCCTTCTTCGGTGAACTGGACGCTCTCGACTGGTTGCGGATGTTGGCCGGTCACGTCCGGGGGCACCGCGTCGCCCTCGAGCAGAGTGCGGCGGCCGGCGTATGA
- a CDS encoding metallophosphoesterase, giving the protein MRLAVLGDVHGNAFALRAVLNDIAAASPDEVLNLGDAVWGAADPATAWALQQEHAPPSVRGNTDERVAGLKDGKAALRDWLLPLLPEDAARTLGALPTTLDTAGGEVRLAHGSPRSPWEDLLLTRDDGRSRPATRPEIRERLGDFAGRVVVVGHTHWEMLSVVDGVTVVNAGPVSRQKDGLPHARWVLLTRQAGIWNAEFRRTPYDTAAAAAWARTHGPGELGEREAAQLLSGKEA; this is encoded by the coding sequence GTGCGACTCGCGGTTCTGGGTGACGTGCACGGCAACGCCTTCGCGCTGCGCGCCGTGTTGAACGACATAGCCGCCGCGTCTCCCGACGAGGTCCTGAACCTGGGAGACGCGGTGTGGGGCGCGGCCGACCCGGCCACCGCCTGGGCGCTGCAGCAGGAGCACGCGCCCCCCAGCGTGCGCGGCAACACCGACGAGCGGGTCGCGGGCCTGAAGGACGGCAAGGCGGCGCTGCGCGACTGGCTGCTGCCGCTGCTGCCGGAGGACGCGGCCCGTACCCTGGGCGCGCTGCCCACCACGCTGGACACGGCCGGCGGCGAGGTACGCCTGGCCCACGGCAGCCCGCGCAGCCCCTGGGAGGACCTGCTCCTGACCAGGGACGACGGGCGAAGTCGCCCCGCCACCCGCCCGGAGATCCGCGAGCGGCTGGGGGACTTTGCGGGCCGGGTGGTGGTCGTAGGCCACACCCACTGGGAGATGCTGAGCGTGGTGGACGGCGTGACGGTCGTGAACGCCGGCCCGGTGTCGCGCCAGAAAGACGGCCTGCCCCACGCCCGCTGGGTGCTGCTCACCCGCCAGGCCGGGATCTGGAACGCCGAGTTCCGCCGCACACCCTACGACACGGCCGCGGCCGCCGCCTGGGCCCGCACGCACGGCCCTGGGGAACTGGGGGAGCGCGAGGCGGCGCAGCTCCTGAGCGGCAAGGAAGCCTGA
- a CDS encoding antibiotic biosynthesis monooxygenase, which translates to MTSPVLEIALLQVRSGQTPAFEAAFAQAQPLIAGVPGYVRHDLQRCLEDDHRYALLVWWETLEAHTVGFRGSPQYREWRALLHGFYDPSPVVEHFVDVTPGRPASS; encoded by the coding sequence ATGACCTCACCCGTTCTGGAAATCGCCCTGTTACAGGTGCGCTCTGGGCAGACCCCGGCCTTCGAGGCGGCCTTCGCGCAGGCCCAACCGCTGATCGCGGGAGTGCCGGGATACGTGCGCCACGACCTGCAACGCTGCCTCGAAGACGACCACCGCTACGCCCTGCTCGTATGGTGGGAGACGCTGGAGGCGCACACCGTGGGCTTCCGGGGGTCGCCCCAGTACCGGGAGTGGCGGGCGCTGCTGCACGGCTTCTACGACCCCTCTCCGGTGGTCGAGCACTTCGTGGACGTGACGCCGGGCCGCCCAGCTTCTTCTTAA
- a CDS encoding 2-isopropylmalate synthase, producing the protein MTDITPTAERIRIFDTTLRDGEQSPGVALNHSQKLEIAHTLARLGVDVIEAGFPIASPGDLEGVSRIAREVRGPVITGLARANRADIEAAARAVEAAEKPRIHTFIATSPIHMAKKLNLEPDAVVERAVQAVEYARSFVDDVEFSAEDATRSDWAFLARIFKAAVEAGATTVNVPDTVGYTTPKEMRELFAFLKGELPAHVILSSHCHDDLGMAVANSIAAAEGGARQIECTINGIGERAGNASLEEIVMAFHTRRDVYGFETGIRTRELYRASRLVSRLSGMPVQPNKAIVGDNAFAHESGIHQDGVIKARETYEIMNAELVGREAAVLVMGKHSGRAAFRKALNDLGYTDMPDDKVQSLFARFKDLADRKGQIYADDLRAMVEARSDVPQTFTLEGFQITSGMNMTPVAFVRLQTPDGLVDATAHGDGPVEAAYQAINKITGLAPTLESYRIQAVTRGGDALGEVSVGARYGESILHGTGVATDVVEASARAWVRVQNMIVAGMGTERRQGELAPGRI; encoded by the coding sequence ATGACCGACATTACCCCCACCGCCGAACGCATCCGCATCTTCGACACGACCCTGCGCGACGGCGAGCAGTCGCCCGGCGTGGCGCTGAACCACTCGCAGAAACTGGAAATCGCGCACACCCTGGCCCGGCTGGGCGTGGACGTGATCGAGGCCGGCTTTCCCATCGCCAGCCCCGGCGACCTGGAAGGCGTCTCGCGCATCGCCCGCGAGGTGCGGGGCCCCGTCATCACCGGGCTGGCCCGCGCCAACCGCGCCGACATCGAGGCGGCGGCCCGCGCGGTCGAGGCGGCCGAGAAACCGCGCATCCACACCTTCATCGCCACCAGCCCCATCCACATGGCCAAGAAGCTGAACCTGGAACCCGACGCCGTGGTCGAGCGCGCTGTGCAGGCCGTGGAGTACGCGCGCAGCTTCGTAGACGACGTGGAGTTCAGCGCCGAGGACGCCACCCGCAGCGACTGGGCCTTTCTGGCACGCATCTTCAAGGCGGCGGTAGAGGCCGGAGCCACAACTGTCAACGTGCCCGACACGGTGGGCTACACCACGCCTAAGGAGATGCGCGAACTGTTCGCCTTCCTGAAGGGCGAACTGCCCGCACACGTCATCCTGAGCAGCCACTGCCACGACGACCTGGGGATGGCGGTCGCCAACTCCATCGCGGCGGCCGAGGGCGGCGCCCGGCAGATCGAGTGCACCATCAACGGCATCGGCGAGCGCGCAGGCAACGCCAGCCTGGAAGAGATCGTGATGGCCTTTCATACCCGGCGCGACGTGTACGGCTTCGAAACCGGCATCCGCACCCGTGAGCTGTACCGCGCCTCCCGGCTGGTCAGCCGCCTGAGCGGGATGCCGGTGCAGCCCAACAAGGCGATCGTGGGCGACAACGCCTTCGCGCACGAGTCGGGCATCCACCAGGACGGCGTTATCAAGGCGCGCGAGACCTACGAGATCATGAACGCCGAGCTGGTGGGCCGTGAGGCCGCCGTGCTGGTCATGGGCAAGCACTCGGGCCGCGCCGCCTTCCGCAAGGCCCTGAACGATCTGGGCTACACGGATATGCCCGACGACAAGGTGCAGTCGCTGTTCGCCCGTTTCAAGGACCTGGCCGACCGCAAGGGCCAGATCTACGCCGACGACCTGCGCGCGATGGTCGAGGCCCGCAGCGACGTGCCGCAGACCTTTACCCTGGAGGGTTTCCAGATCACCTCGGGCATGAACATGACCCCGGTGGCCTTCGTGCGCCTCCAGACCCCCGACGGGCTGGTGGACGCCACCGCACACGGCGACGGCCCGGTCGAGGCGGCGTACCAGGCCATCAACAAGATCACGGGGCTGGCTCCCACCCTGGAGAGCTACCGCATTCAGGCCGTGACGCGCGGCGGCGACGCACTGGGCGAGGTCAGCGTGGGCGCGCGCTACGGTGAGTCCATCCTGCACGGCACCGGGGTCGCCACCGACGTCGTCGAGGCCTCGGCCCGCGCCTGGGTGCGCGTGCAGAACATGATCGTGGCGGGCATGGGCACCGAACGCCGCCAGGGAGAACTCGCACCCGGCCGCATCTGA
- a CDS encoding aldo/keto reductase → MTPTSSWHGPYLPAADRYSAMSYPRSGRSGLRLPAISLGLWHNFGGADRLENARVILRHAFDLGITHFDLANNYGPPPGSAESTFGQILSSDLRPYRDELIVSTKAGYDMWAGPYGNWGSRKSLLASLDQSLRRLGLDYVDIFYHHRPDPETPLEETMTALADAVRSGRALYVGLSNYGPEQTREAARLLRELGTPCVIHQPRYSMLARQPEDGLLDVLGQEGIGGIVFSPLAQGLLTDKYLGGVPADSRAAADGRFLRPEHVTDAVLVKTRALNDLAGARGQTLAQLALAWVLRRPEVTSALIGASRPAQLDDAVGALARRDFSTDELAQIEAILAG, encoded by the coding sequence ATGACCCCCACTTCTTCCTGGCATGGCCCCTATCTGCCGGCCGCCGACCGCTACAGCGCCATGTCCTACCCCCGCAGCGGCCGCAGTGGCCTGCGCCTGCCGGCGATCTCGCTGGGGCTGTGGCACAACTTCGGCGGGGCGGACCGGCTTGAGAACGCCCGCGTCATCCTGCGCCACGCCTTCGACCTGGGCATCACCCATTTCGACCTCGCCAACAACTATGGGCCGCCTCCCGGTTCGGCCGAGAGCACCTTCGGGCAGATTCTGTCTTCCGACCTGCGTCCCTACCGCGACGAACTGATCGTCTCGACGAAGGCGGGCTACGACATGTGGGCCGGGCCGTACGGCAACTGGGGCTCGCGCAAGTCCCTGCTCGCCAGCCTCGACCAGAGCCTGCGCCGCCTGGGCCTGGACTACGTGGACATCTTCTACCACCACCGCCCCGACCCCGAGACGCCGCTGGAGGAGACCATGACGGCCCTGGCCGACGCCGTGCGCAGCGGCCGGGCGCTGTACGTGGGCCTGAGCAACTACGGCCCCGAACAGACCCGCGAGGCGGCGCGCCTGCTGCGTGAACTGGGCACGCCCTGCGTCATCCATCAGCCGCGCTACAGCATGCTGGCCCGTCAGCCCGAGGACGGCCTGTTGGACGTGCTGGGCCAGGAGGGCATCGGGGGCATCGTGTTCTCGCCGCTGGCGCAGGGCCTGCTGACCGACAAGTACCTGGGTGGCGTGCCGGCCGACTCGCGCGCCGCCGCCGACGGCCGCTTCCTGCGCCCTGAACACGTGACCGACGCGGTACTGGTCAAAACACGCGCTCTGAACGACTTGGCCGGAGCGCGTGGGCAGACGCTGGCGCAACTCGCGCTGGCCTGGGTGCTGCGCCGCCCCGAGGTGACTTCGGCCCTCATCGGCGCGAGCCGCCCGGCACAGCTTGACGACGCGGTGGGGGCGCTGGCCCGGCGCGACTTCAGTACGGACGAGCTCGCGCAGATCGAGGCAATTCTGGCGGGCTGA
- the ilvC gene encoding ketol-acid reductoisomerase → MAAKMYYDRDVDTAPIENKLIAIIGYGSQAHAHAQNLRDSGFNVVVGLRDGSSSKAKAEQAGLRVASIEDATKEADVVMLLIPDEQQPKVYEQSIAPNLADGKALAFGHGFNVHFGRIKPSAGVDVFLVAPKGPGHMLRRVYADGAGMPGIFAVAQDATGKARDIALAYARGIGCTRAGVLETTFKEETETDLFGEQSVLCGGVTHLIQSGFETLVEAGYQPEIAYFETLHEVKLIVDLIYEKGFEGMRHSISNTAEFGDYVTGPRIITADTKAEMGRVLSDIQSGKFAERFIEDAENGFPYMNEQRSKMRDHKLETVGKELRDMMPFISKKELEV, encoded by the coding sequence ATGGCCGCAAAAATGTACTACGACCGCGACGTCGACACTGCCCCCATCGAAAACAAGCTGATCGCCATCATCGGCTACGGCTCGCAGGCGCACGCCCATGCCCAGAACCTGCGCGACAGCGGCTTCAACGTGGTGGTCGGCCTGCGTGACGGCTCTTCCAGCAAGGCCAAGGCCGAGCAGGCCGGTCTGCGCGTGGCGAGCATCGAGGACGCCACCAAGGAAGCCGACGTGGTCATGCTCCTCATCCCCGACGAGCAGCAGCCCAAGGTGTACGAGCAGAGCATCGCCCCGAACCTCGCCGACGGCAAGGCGCTCGCCTTCGGCCACGGCTTCAACGTGCACTTCGGGCGTATCAAGCCGTCTGCGGGCGTGGACGTGTTCCTGGTCGCCCCCAAGGGACCTGGCCACATGCTGCGGCGCGTGTACGCCGACGGCGCGGGGATGCCGGGCATCTTCGCCGTCGCCCAGGACGCCACCGGCAAGGCCCGCGACATCGCGCTGGCCTACGCGCGCGGCATCGGCTGCACCCGTGCGGGTGTGCTGGAGACGACCTTCAAGGAAGAGACCGAGACCGACCTCTTCGGCGAGCAGAGCGTGCTGTGCGGCGGCGTGACCCACCTCATCCAGAGCGGCTTCGAGACGCTCGTGGAAGCCGGCTACCAGCCCGAGATCGCCTACTTCGAGACACTGCACGAAGTCAAGCTCATCGTGGACCTGATCTACGAAAAAGGCTTCGAGGGCATGCGCCACTCCATCTCCAACACGGCCGAGTTCGGCGACTACGTGACGGGGCCGCGCATCATCACCGCCGACACGAAGGCGGAGATGGGCCGCGTACTGAGCGACATCCAGAGCGGCAAGTTCGCCGAGCGCTTCATCGAGGACGCCGAGAACGGCTTCCCGTACATGAACGAGCAGCGCAGCAAGATGCGCGACCACAAGCTCGAGACGGTCGGCAAGGAACTGCGCGACATGATGCCCTTCATCAGCAAGAAGGAACTCGAAGTCTGA